The genomic interval GCCGTCGAAGCTGAACCCGACCGGCTCGTCGCGCCGGACGGTCACGTCGAGTTCCGACGCGAGCAGGCGGGTGACGCTCTCGGTGTCCTCGCCGAACAGACGCTGGACAGCCGCCTCCTCCAAGAGATTTCTCGGGGGCGTCCGCTCGACGATGGTCACGTCGAGTAGCCCGTCCTCGACGTCGGCCTGCGAGCGCCCTTCCGCGGGGAACCGCCGGGCGTTGCCGACGAGGACCATGACCGCCTCGCCGTCCCACGTTTCTTCGCCCTCCGGGCCGGTCGCCTCGACCGCGAGCGGGAGAGCGTCGAAGTCGGCGACGGTTCGGAGACCGCTGACGACGTAGGCCAGCACGCCGAGTCGGTCTTTCATCTCGGAGCTGGTCGAGGCGCTGGCGTCGGCGGTCACCCCCGCGAGACAGGAGTTGAGGAACAGGCGGTCGTCGGCGGTCGCAACGTCGATGCGGCGTCGCTCGCCGCGCTCGGCGACCTCGAAGGCGTGGCGCACGTCCTCGACGCCGACGTTCTGCGCGAAGTTGTTGCCGGTGCCCGCCGGGACCACGCCGACGGTCGTCTCGTCGAGCGCGTCCGCCGAGTCGAGCCCCCGGACCACCTCGTTGACGGTGCCGTCGCCGCCCGCGGCCGCCACGAGGTCGGCCCCGGCGAGCCCCGCGATGCGGCCGAACGCGACGGTCTCGCCGTCGGCCTGGGTCTCCAGCACGGTGTAATCGTACTCGTCGGCGAGTCCGCGGACCCGGTCGCGGTGGTCACCGTTGCCGCTCGTGGGATTCAACACCAGAACGCGGTCGAGCGCGGCGTCGGTCGCGTCGGCCGCGGCGCTCGTCTCCGTCTGCGCCCCATCCCCGGACATACGACCTAACAGGGGGCAGAAAGCCAAAGGTCTACCGGCGCGTCACGTCTCCCGTGTTCACCGTCGACCTGCACGCGCACACCCGGTTTTTCCACGGCCACGAGCGACTCGCGCAGCACTACGACCCGCTCGGCGTCCGCTTACTCGCCGGAGCGGCCCGGATGCGGGGACTGGACGGGGTCGCGCTCACGAACCACGATTACTACCGCGAGTTCGACCTCGGCGCGCCGAGCGCGCCGAGGCCGAACCCGAGAGGCGGGCAGAGGCCGACCCCCGCGTCTGGCGGGGGTCGCTACGCCGCCACGATTCCCGGCATCGAGGTGACGACCACCCACGGCCACGTCCTCGTGGTCGGGCCCGACCCCCCGCGCCGGACCGGACCCGGCGAACTCACGCCCGAGGAGACGGTCGAAC from Halorussus salilacus carries:
- a CDS encoding diacylglycerol/lipid kinase family protein yields the protein MSGDGAQTETSAAADATDAALDRVLVLNPTSGNGDHRDRVRGLADEYDYTVLETQADGETVAFGRIAGLAGADLVAAAGGDGTVNEVVRGLDSADALDETTVGVVPAGTGNNFAQNVGVEDVRHAFEVAERGERRRIDVATADDRLFLNSCLAGVTADASASTSSEMKDRLGVLAYVVSGLRTVADFDALPLAVEATGPEGEETWDGEAVMVLVGNARRFPAEGRSQADVEDGLLDVTIVERTPPRNLLEEAAVQRLFGEDTESVTRLLASELDVTVRRDEPVGFSFDGEIGEYRSLAIRTRPKALELCVGDDYEPDPE